The Anoxybacillus flavithermus genome has a segment encoding these proteins:
- a CDS encoding hydrolase gives MGKEALQKRKEFGTMKKTIVAGAVLSTLFLGEKAVDAAQYTVKSGDSLWKIAQTFRTSVNELKTLNGLTTETIFVGQVLQVPEAQTTTATTPSTTTATTPSTTTATTQPTNATTYTIQSGDTLSTIAKKFNTTVTRLLELNATITDVNRIYVGQVLQVPTATNTATNSLVSPAPTPTTSQTSAPTQTNSATKQYIVQPGDSLSTIAKTFQTTVNDLLALNPSITNVNFIRVGQTINVPLSWEERANAIIETGKKYMGAKYLFGAPTTRTDVFDCSSFTYRVYSENGVTLPRTSREQALIGTEVPLASVRKGDLIFFDTTGDGIINHVSIVVDSETVLHAATSTGVAFANMKPYWAPRAVKAIRLF, from the coding sequence ATGGGCAAGGAAGCGCTTCAAAAAAGGAAGGAGTTTGGGACGATGAAAAAAACGATTGTAGCAGGAGCGGTGTTATCGACATTGTTTTTAGGCGAAAAAGCGGTAGATGCCGCACAATATACAGTAAAATCAGGCGATTCGTTATGGAAAATTGCCCAAACGTTCCGCACATCAGTGAATGAATTAAAAACGTTAAATGGGTTAACGACAGAGACAATTTTTGTTGGACAAGTATTACAAGTACCAGAAGCACAAACAACGACAGCAACAACACCAAGCACAACGACAGCAACAACACCAAGCACAACGACAGCAACGACACAGCCAACAAACGCAACGACATATACGATTCAAAGCGGCGATACGCTGTCTACAATTGCGAAAAAATTCAATACGACGGTGACGCGTCTCCTTGAACTGAATGCAACGATTACCGACGTCAACCGTATTTATGTGGGACAAGTATTACAAGTACCGACAGCAACAAATACCGCAACAAATTCACTCGTGTCACCAGCGCCGACGCCAACAACGTCGCAAACATCAGCGCCAACACAGACAAATAGCGCAACAAAACAATATATCGTGCAACCGGGAGATTCATTATCAACCATTGCGAAAACATTTCAGACGACAGTAAACGATTTACTCGCACTAAACCCAAGCATCACAAATGTTAACTTTATTCGCGTTGGGCAAACGATCAACGTGCCGCTTTCATGGGAAGAGCGAGCGAATGCGATTATTGAAACAGGGAAAAAATACATGGGAGCGAAATACTTGTTTGGTGCGCCAACGACGCGCACGGACGTGTTCGACTGCTCGTCGTTTACGTATCGCGTATATAGCGAAAACGGCGTGACGTTGCCGCGTACATCGCGCGAACAAGCGTTGATTGGTACTGAAGTGCCGCTTGCAAGCGTTCGAAAAGGGGATTTAATCTTTTTTGATACGACAGGAGACGGGATCATTAACCATGTGTCGATCGTCGTCGATAGCGAAACCGTACTGCACGCGGCGACGAGCACAGGGGTAGCGTTTGCGAACATGAAACCATATTGGGCACCGCGCGCGGTCAAAGCCATCCGCCTCTTTTAG
- a CDS encoding IS701 family transposase has product MNRLAHHQGIDKFFTMLGLALYFSKPVMKHLVHIVDAMVTKGFSGTLTDLHHGSFHPNHRTTLSHFFTKSPWDEETLLHKLQQWILRRVERSSKQENSPLFVSIDDTICQKTKPSSRATHAIQGCDWHYSHAEKKSIWGHSLVWLMVHTMTQAFPFAFRLYDKTAGKSKGELAMEMLSSLDVSRPVYVLMDSWYPSQTLVEACLKKGFHVIAMLKTNRILYPKGIAIQAKQFAHYIEPKDTHLVTVGKEQYRVYRYEGALNGLKDAVVILAWKADQPMTSEHLHCVLSTDRKLSDEDILRYYAERWSIECFFRQAKDQLKLDGYRVRGRRAVKRYWILVQLAYVYSMFESNSDFSDGLDLLRKRKGHSLVEFIYCAAKQNIPIDTVKKQLHVA; this is encoded by the coding sequence ATGAATAGATTAGCACATCATCAAGGAATCGACAAGTTTTTCACGATGTTAGGGTTGGCACTTTATTTCTCGAAACCTGTGATGAAGCATCTCGTTCATATCGTGGATGCGATGGTGACGAAAGGTTTTTCCGGGACGTTGACCGATCTTCATCATGGTAGTTTTCACCCGAATCATCGCACGACACTGAGCCATTTTTTCACGAAAAGTCCGTGGGATGAAGAAACATTGCTTCACAAACTCCAGCAGTGGATTCTTCGTCGTGTCGAACGCAGCTCGAAACAAGAGAATTCTCCCCTTTTTGTTTCAATCGATGATACAATTTGCCAAAAAACGAAGCCTTCGTCACGGGCAACACACGCCATTCAAGGGTGTGATTGGCACTATTCTCATGCCGAGAAAAAGTCAATCTGGGGGCATTCTCTCGTTTGGCTCATGGTTCATACGATGACCCAAGCGTTCCCTTTTGCCTTTCGCCTCTATGACAAGACGGCAGGGAAAAGCAAAGGGGAACTTGCGATGGAGATGCTTTCTTCTTTGGATGTGAGTCGCCCCGTTTATGTGCTCATGGATTCGTGGTATCCATCGCAAACGCTCGTGGAAGCTTGTCTGAAAAAAGGATTCCACGTGATTGCGATGCTCAAGACGAACCGAATTCTCTACCCGAAAGGTATCGCCATCCAAGCGAAGCAGTTTGCCCACTACATCGAACCGAAAGACACTCACCTCGTCACGGTGGGAAAAGAGCAGTATCGGGTGTATCGCTACGAAGGTGCTCTGAACGGTCTCAAGGATGCAGTGGTGATCCTCGCTTGGAAAGCGGATCAACCGATGACATCGGAACATCTTCATTGCGTCTTGAGCACGGATCGCAAGTTGAGCGATGAAGACATCTTGCGCTACTATGCTGAGCGTTGGTCGATCGAATGTTTTTTCCGTCAAGCGAAAGACCAGCTGAAACTCGATGGATACCGCGTTCGCGGGCGTCGGGCAGTGAAACGGTATTGGATCTTGGTGCAACTTGCGTATGTGTACAGCATGTTCGAGTCGAACAGTGATTTTTCGGATGGGCTCGATCTCCTGCGCAAGAGAAAAGGACATAGCCTCGTGGAGTTCATTTACTGTGCAGCAAAACAAAATATTCCCATCGATACCGTAAAAAAACAGCTCCACGTGGCATAA
- a CDS encoding hydrolase, translating into MKGRYEMPYTFVEYSVPLYYEALGSGTPIVFIHPPGMGSVTFHRQRELSSSFQIVTYDLRGNGKSGKGNKPITMDVLASDLHELFHHLELKEAIVCGYSNGGSIAQHFALQYPHQVKALILIGGFSEVCTPLLYGKFLTGIYAVKWHGISLLANVLGNAHGVTTEERQMIADYVRLSDRKHLYEMYVTGLHYRSTDRLHELRCPILLIYGARDYDVHAYGRIFQHRAPNVRIVYVDGARHQIPTKHHRELNLIIRSHFA; encoded by the coding sequence ATGAAAGGAAGATACGAGATGCCTTATACATTTGTCGAATATTCCGTTCCTTTGTACTATGAAGCGCTAGGAAGTGGGACGCCGATCGTATTCATTCATCCACCCGGCATGGGAAGTGTAACGTTTCATCGTCAGCGCGAACTTTCTTCTTCGTTTCAAATCGTCACATACGATTTAAGAGGAAATGGAAAAAGCGGAAAAGGAAATAAGCCAATCACGATGGACGTATTAGCGAGCGATTTGCATGAGTTGTTTCATCATCTCGAACTGAAAGAGGCGATTGTTTGTGGCTATTCAAACGGCGGCTCGATCGCCCAACATTTTGCATTACAATATCCGCATCAAGTGAAAGCACTTATATTAATCGGTGGGTTTTCAGAAGTATGTACACCGCTATTGTACGGAAAATTTTTAACGGGTATTTATGCGGTAAAATGGCATGGAATTTCCCTTCTTGCAAACGTACTCGGCAACGCGCACGGTGTAACGACAGAAGAGCGACAAATGATCGCCGATTACGTGCGGTTATCGGACCGTAAGCATTTGTACGAGATGTATGTCACAGGACTTCATTATCGATCAACCGACCGATTACATGAACTTCGTTGCCCAATTTTATTGATATACGGAGCACGCGATTATGATGTCCATGCATACGGTCGTATTTTTCAGCATCGCGCGCCCAACGTTCGCATCGTCTATGTGGACGGGGCACGACATCAAATTCCAACGAAACACCATCGAGAGCTTAACTTGATCATTCGCTCGCATTTTGCGTAA
- a CDS encoding Na+/H+ antiporter subunit G, translating to MSSNVGTIANALVVVLILLGAVLTLLSAVGAIRLPDVYTRSHAISKSTTLGIMCILLGAFLHFFIENNHFNSRLLLGIVFIFMTSPVAAHLISRAAYYANVERWEGTVRDDLKHKAGGK from the coding sequence TTGTCATCGAACGTGGGAACGATCGCTAACGCGCTTGTTGTTGTTCTTATTTTGCTTGGGGCGGTACTTACACTTTTATCGGCTGTCGGTGCGATTCGTTTGCCAGATGTATATACGCGCAGCCACGCGATCAGTAAAAGTACGACGCTTGGCATTATGTGCATTTTACTCGGGGCGTTTTTGCATTTTTTCATTGAAAATAACCATTTCAACTCACGTCTATTGCTTGGCATCGTGTTTATTTTTATGACATCTCCTGTAGCCGCGCATCTCATTAGCCGCGCGGCGTATTACGCGAACGTGGAACGGTGGGAAGGAACGGTGCGTGACGATTTAAAACATAAAGCTGGCGGCAAATAG
- a CDS encoding Na(+)/H(+) antiporter subunit F (subunit F of antiporter complex involved in resistance to high concentrations of Na+, K+, Li+ and/or alkali) has protein sequence MMLNIALVILSLAMVGFLYRVVKGPSTADRIIALDAMGITLAGIVAIVSMLLNTSAFLDVILLIGILAFVGTVAFAKFLEKGVVIERGNDR, from the coding sequence ATGATGTTAAACATCGCCCTCGTCATCCTTTCTTTAGCGATGGTCGGCTTTTTATATCGCGTCGTCAAAGGTCCAAGCACAGCGGATCGTATTATCGCGCTCGATGCGATGGGCATTACGCTTGCGGGGATCGTTGCGATCGTTTCGATGTTGTTGAATACGAGCGCGTTTTTAGACGTCATTTTGCTTATCGGCATTTTAGCGTTCGTCGGTACGGTCGCATTTGCCAAGTTCTTAGAGAAAGGGGTTGTCATCGAACGTGGGAACGATCGCTAA
- a CDS encoding Na+/H+ antiporter subunit E, whose amino-acid sequence MAFQILLNVILAFVWMFLTVSFDGASFLVGYMIGLFILFILRRFFHSRFYLVPVFVIIKLLFIFFKELILSNIAVAKVVMQRSLTIQPAIFALPTELKKEWEITVLAMLITLTPGTLVLDVSDDGSTLYIHALNSPDVHEAIESIKQSFEKTIMEVSK is encoded by the coding sequence ATGGCATTTCAAATTTTATTAAACGTCATTTTAGCGTTCGTATGGATGTTTTTAACAGTTTCGTTTGACGGAGCGTCATTTCTTGTCGGGTACATGATCGGGCTGTTTATTCTTTTTATATTGCGTCGCTTTTTCCATTCGCGCTTTTATCTCGTTCCGGTGTTTGTCATCATCAAATTGCTGTTCATTTTTTTCAAAGAGCTCATTTTATCAAACATCGCCGTAGCGAAAGTCGTTATGCAACGTTCGTTAACGATTCAACCTGCCATTTTTGCTTTGCCGACGGAATTAAAAAAAGAGTGGGAAATTACGGTGTTAGCGATGCTCATTACATTAACACCCGGCACGCTCGTTTTAGACGTATCAGATGATGGAAGTACGCTATATATTCATGCGTTAAATAGCCCAGATGTGCACGAAGCGATTGAAAGCATTAAACAATCGTTTGAAAAAACGATTATGGAGGTGAGCAAATGA
- a CDS encoding Na+/H+ antiporter subunit D codes for MSNLLLLPIVIPLVTAIVLIFFPKHVFWQRVVSLAATVGLVVASGALLHRVHTDGIQTLNVGNWPAPFGITLVSDSLSALLVLTTSIIALACLVYSFYAIGHKRETFYYYSFFQFLIVGVNGAFTTGDLFNLFVFFEVMLMSSYVLLVLGGTKIQLRETIKYTLVNVISSALFVVAVAYLYAVTGTLNMAHLADRINALGSSPILTVIAVLFIIVFGLKGAIFPLYFWLPGAYYAPPTPVLALFGGLLTKVGVYSILRTFTLLFTHDAAYTHTLLAWLALGTIIIGVIGAVAYNDMRYIVIYNIIAAVGVMIFGISIMTPESVEGTIFYLLQDMVMKAMLFLFVGTIFSITRSNDIRSFSGLITSYPLLGWAFFIAALSLAGIPPLSGFIGKLLIVKASFDAQLIFEAIVILLSSLLVLYSVMKIFMNGFWGEKKGFEQKQVDGRLFPVLFLLVLSVAYGIGIEFVRPFVLDAVNVLVDPSMYIEAVLKE; via the coding sequence ATGAGTAACCTCTTACTTTTGCCGATTGTCATCCCACTTGTGACGGCAATCGTTCTTATTTTTTTTCCGAAGCACGTCTTTTGGCAGCGCGTTGTTTCGCTCGCCGCGACCGTAGGCTTAGTCGTCGCAAGTGGTGCATTGCTTCACCGCGTGCATACAGATGGCATTCAAACGTTAAACGTCGGCAATTGGCCCGCGCCATTTGGCATTACGCTCGTATCCGATTCGCTATCTGCTTTACTTGTGTTGACAACAAGCATCATCGCGCTTGCTTGTTTAGTGTATTCGTTTTATGCGATCGGACATAAACGGGAAACGTTTTATTACTACTCGTTTTTTCAATTTTTAATTGTCGGTGTGAACGGAGCGTTTACGACCGGTGATTTGTTTAACTTGTTCGTCTTTTTTGAAGTGATGCTTATGTCTTCATACGTGTTGCTTGTACTTGGCGGCACGAAAATTCAATTGCGTGAAACGATTAAATACACGCTTGTGAACGTCATTTCATCCGCATTGTTCGTCGTGGCGGTCGCGTACTTATATGCGGTGACCGGAACGTTAAATATGGCACATTTAGCCGATCGCATCAACGCGTTAGGCTCATCGCCCATTTTAACCGTCATTGCCGTGTTGTTTATTATCGTATTTGGATTAAAAGGCGCCATTTTTCCGTTATACTTTTGGCTTCCCGGTGCATATTATGCCCCGCCGACACCGGTGCTAGCGCTCTTTGGTGGGTTGTTGACGAAAGTAGGCGTATATTCGATTCTCCGTACATTTACGCTGTTATTTACGCATGATGCGGCGTATACGCATACGTTGCTCGCTTGGCTTGCGCTCGGGACGATTATCATTGGCGTCATCGGCGCAGTCGCCTACAACGATATGCGCTACATCGTTATTTACAACATTATTGCAGCGGTCGGTGTCATGATTTTCGGCATTTCCATCATGACGCCAGAAAGTGTTGAAGGAACAATTTTTTATTTGTTGCAAGATATGGTCATGAAAGCGATGCTCTTTTTATTCGTTGGCACCATTTTTTCCATTACTCGTTCAAACGACATTCGTTCGTTTTCCGGGTTGATAACATCGTATCCGCTGCTCGGCTGGGCGTTTTTTATCGCAGCATTGTCGCTTGCGGGCATTCCGCCATTGAGCGGATTTATCGGCAAGTTGCTCATTGTAAAAGCAAGCTTCGATGCGCAGCTCATCTTTGAAGCGATCGTCATCTTACTGTCGAGTTTGCTTGTGCTCTATTCGGTCATGAAAATATTTATGAACGGCTTCTGGGGCGAGAAAAAAGGATTTGAACAAAAGCAAGTAGACGGACGATTGTTTCCGGTGTTGTTTTTACTTGTTTTATCTGTCGCATACGGCATCGGCATCGAATTTGTTCGTCCATTTGTTCTCGACGCAGTAAACGTGTTAGTCGATCCGAGTATGTACATTGAAGCGGTGTTAAAGGAGTAG
- a CDS encoding Na(+)/H(+) antiporter subunit C (subunit C of antiporter complex involved in resistance to high concentrations of Na+, K+, Li+ and/or alkali), with translation MELLMIVVIGCLFAAATYLLLSKSLLRIIIGTGLLSHGAHLLLLTMGGLKAGAPPLLGEKASRYVDPLPQALILTAIVISFGVTAFFLVLAYRSYQEIGTDHMEGMKGDE, from the coding sequence ATGGAATTGCTTATGATTGTCGTCATCGGCTGTTTATTTGCCGCCGCAACATATTTGTTGCTCAGCAAAAGTTTACTTCGCATCATTATCGGTACGGGCTTGCTTAGCCATGGCGCCCATTTATTATTGTTGACGATGGGCGGATTAAAAGCAGGAGCCCCGCCGCTTTTAGGAGAAAAAGCGTCACGATACGTCGATCCGCTTCCGCAAGCGCTCATTTTAACAGCGATTGTCATTAGCTTTGGAGTTACCGCATTTTTCTTAGTGTTAGCATATCGTTCATACCAAGAAATTGGAACAGACCATATGGAAGGGATGAAGGGAGATGAGTAA
- a CDS encoding Na(+)/H(+) antiporter subunit B (subunit B of antiporter complex involved in resistance to high concentrations of Na+, K+, Li+ and/or alkali; in the case of S. meliloti it was proved to be involved specifically with K+ transport), producing MKRNDVILRTTTAVVTPIIVLFSVQLFFAGHYYPGGGFIGGLMTAGAIVLLLLAFDIETVRKMVPINYKWLVAIGLLFAVGTGMSSMFLDRPFLTHAYKYVHLPLLDHTSLHTAVLFDLGVYFVVVGVTMIIIETIGESD from the coding sequence ATGAAGCGAAACGATGTCATTTTACGAACGACAACGGCGGTCGTCACGCCGATCATCGTCTTGTTTTCCGTCCAGCTCTTTTTTGCAGGCCACTATTATCCCGGGGGCGGATTCATCGGCGGATTAATGACGGCTGGAGCGATCGTGTTGTTGCTTTTGGCGTTCGACATTGAAACGGTTCGAAAAATGGTTCCGATTAATTACAAATGGCTTGTGGCCATCGGATTGTTGTTTGCGGTCGGAACGGGCATGAGCAGCATGTTTCTTGACCGCCCGTTTTTAACGCATGCGTATAAATACGTTCATTTGCCGTTGCTTGATCATACATCGCTTCATACGGCTGTCTTGTTCGACTTAGGGGTATATTTTGTCGTTGTCGGCGTGACGATGATTATCATTGAAACGATAGGAGAGAGCGACTAA
- a CDS encoding Na+/H+ antiporter subunit A, with translation MFAPFLLALLVPFFYKCIRSLHVGWFVFPLPIALFVYFLSYIDDVRNGEVIRATMPWIPSLHISFDAYVDGLSLLFALLITGIGSLVVLYSIYYLQKGKEPLGNFYVYLLLFMGAMLGVVLSDHLIALYMFWELTSISSFLLIAYWFKRDRSRYGAQKSMLITMFGGLLMLGGFVALAIAGGTYNIRELVHTPLTEHPLFIPALVLILFGAFTKSAQFPFYIWLPDAMEAPTPVSAYLHSATMVKAGIYLIARLTPIFAVSSVWVWTVALVGLVTLCWASFLASKQTDLKAILAYSTVSQLGLITSLLGIGGLSFHYDGMGENVFMVAVLAAIFHLFNHATFKGSLFMVVGIVDHETGTRDIRRLGGLMTIMPITFTIALIGSLSMAGLPPFNGFLSKEMFFTAMLRAKDVAGWAVILPVVAWVASIFTFLYSALLVSRTFFGTYKPHVLKKEAHEAPFGMLIAPIVLASLVVFIGFVPNVLSDSVLAPAVYAVLYGLFAPNEALDVHISHWHGFTPELFMTIGVLLFGLVLYRTFPKWKKIYYRLSERMSLNFFYDQSFVWMERGARSFISRVMNGSMRTYLMYIFTSLVALLLFTIGWHEQWHIDLSRLAHVRVYEVVLAIGILAATVTTVIAKSRLTAIVSLGAVGYAVALFFVLFRAPDLALTQLVIETISVALFLLCFYHLPKFTQKQESVRFHLGNALVSLAVGITMSIIAFLAYAGKHFDSISQYYVDNTYEKAAGKNMVNVILVDFRGFDTLFEICVLAIAALGIYAMVKLRLAKEEER, from the coding sequence ATGTTTGCGCCATTTTTGTTGGCGTTGCTCGTTCCGTTTTTTTATAAATGTATTCGTTCGCTTCATGTCGGATGGTTTGTTTTCCCGTTGCCGATTGCGCTATTTGTCTACTTCCTCTCTTACATAGACGATGTGCGCAACGGTGAAGTCATTCGTGCGACAATGCCTTGGATTCCGTCACTTCACATTTCATTTGACGCATATGTCGACGGATTAAGCTTACTATTCGCATTATTAATTACAGGCATCGGTTCGCTCGTCGTTCTTTATTCGATTTATTATTTACAAAAAGGAAAAGAACCGCTCGGAAACTTTTACGTCTATTTGCTTTTATTTATGGGTGCGATGCTTGGCGTTGTGCTTTCCGATCATTTAATTGCGCTATATATGTTTTGGGAGCTGACGTCCATTTCTTCATTTTTATTGATCGCCTATTGGTTTAAACGCGATCGTTCGCGCTATGGGGCGCAAAAATCGATGCTTATTACGATGTTTGGCGGGCTACTTATGCTCGGGGGATTTGTTGCGCTTGCGATCGCAGGTGGCACGTATAACATTCGCGAGCTTGTGCATACACCATTAACGGAACATCCGCTTTTTATCCCCGCTCTTGTCCTTATTTTGTTTGGTGCTTTTACGAAATCGGCGCAATTTCCGTTTTACATTTGGTTGCCTGATGCGATGGAAGCGCCGACGCCTGTCAGCGCCTATTTGCATTCTGCCACAATGGTGAAAGCAGGAATTTATTTAATTGCACGTTTGACACCGATTTTTGCGGTTTCATCTGTTTGGGTTTGGACCGTCGCGCTCGTCGGGCTTGTGACGTTATGTTGGGCGTCGTTTTTAGCGTCGAAACAAACGGATTTAAAAGCGATTTTAGCGTATTCAACGGTCAGCCAACTCGGCTTAATTACATCGCTTTTAGGGATTGGCGGGCTTTCGTTTCATTATGATGGCATGGGAGAAAATGTATTTATGGTGGCGGTGTTAGCTGCTATTTTCCATTTATTCAACCATGCGACATTTAAAGGCAGTTTATTTATGGTCGTCGGAATCGTCGACCATGAAACAGGTACGCGCGACATTCGGCGTCTCGGTGGTTTAATGACGATTATGCCAATCACGTTTACGATCGCGCTCATTGGATCGCTGTCGATGGCAGGGTTGCCGCCATTTAACGGGTTTTTAAGTAAAGAGATGTTTTTTACAGCGATGTTGCGAGCAAAAGACGTTGCTGGATGGGCGGTGATATTGCCTGTCGTTGCATGGGTAGCAAGCATCTTTACGTTTTTATATAGCGCCTTGCTCGTCAGTCGTACATTTTTCGGAACATATAAACCGCATGTATTGAAAAAAGAAGCGCATGAAGCGCCGTTCGGCATGCTGATTGCGCCTATCGTATTAGCATCGCTCGTCGTTTTTATCGGATTTGTGCCAAACGTATTGTCCGACTCCGTATTAGCTCCGGCAGTATATGCGGTGTTATATGGATTGTTTGCACCAAATGAAGCGCTTGATGTGCATATTTCCCATTGGCACGGGTTTACACCTGAGTTGTTTATGACGATCGGCGTGTTATTGTTTGGTTTAGTGTTATATCGTACGTTTCCAAAATGGAAAAAAATATATTATCGTTTATCCGAACGGATGTCGCTTAACTTTTTTTACGATCAATCGTTCGTCTGGATGGAAAGAGGCGCTCGTTCATTTATATCGCGCGTCATGAACGGGTCGATGCGCACGTATTTAATGTATATTTTTACATCGCTCGTTGCCTTGTTGCTGTTTACGATCGGTTGGCATGAACAATGGCACATCGATTTAAGCCGTTTAGCACACGTTCGGGTGTATGAAGTCGTTTTGGCGATAGGGATTTTGGCGGCAACAGTCACAACCGTTATTGCTAAATCACGTTTAACAGCCATTGTTTCATTAGGTGCTGTCGGCTATGCCGTCGCGCTATTTTTCGTATTGTTTCGTGCACCAGATTTAGCATTGACCCAGCTTGTCATTGAAACGATTTCTGTCGCTTTATTTTTGCTTTGTTTTTATCATTTGCCAAAATTTACGCAAAAACAAGAAAGCGTCCGCTTTCATTTAGGAAATGCGCTCGTTTCGCTTGCGGTTGGGATCACGATGAGCATTATCGCTTTTTTAGCGTATGCCGGAAAACATTTTGATTCGATTTCACAATATTATGTCGACAACACGTATGAAAAAGCCGCTGGAAAAAATATGGTGAACGTCATTTTAGTCGATTTCCGCGGTTTTGATACGTTGTTTGAAATATGCGTATTAGCTATCGCCGCCTTAGGCATTTATGCGATGGTCAAACTGCGGCTTGCGAAGGAGGAAGAACGATGA
- a CDS encoding chemotaxis protein: MFKRKQHERDLQLEAILQMKEEPIRLNGGTIERQFALIGMTTKDVAILRYVQPHIEANIARIVDAFYGALQKESHLLSIIQQHSTIERLKQTLTVHVKEMFRGNIDEAFIEKRRRVAQAHVRIGLEPKWYIASFQHLLEEILAVMLEILPQPSYVIVVMKSVSKMLNVEQQLVLEQYERENEALRMQMGALKQQIKEQVKLSLQQLSHVSDEVSASVASLNEQATSISQAAKEASIVAIESAEKSTQGKQQLQTQVENMVQMNEKMAQIEANMNKLQQAMKEIEHIAALVTSIADQTNMLSLNASIEAARAGEHGKGFAVVANEVRKLATQTKQSVADVARVLGDIHHHIMTMSQSLEQASLSVTESTNGIETVYTFFDEFASALEQIRQYNVRIDDDMKACVQAVGEIHEAMTHVSASADELEGLASEL, translated from the coding sequence TTGTTTAAACGAAAACAACATGAGCGCGATTTGCAGCTAGAAGCCATTTTACAAATGAAAGAAGAGCCGATTCGCCTAAACGGTGGAACGATTGAACGGCAGTTTGCGCTTATCGGCATGACGACAAAAGATGTCGCGATTTTACGCTATGTTCAGCCACACATCGAAGCAAACATTGCGCGCATCGTTGACGCCTTTTACGGTGCACTTCAAAAAGAAAGCCACTTGCTTTCGATTATTCAACAACATAGTACGATTGAACGATTGAAGCAAACGTTAACAGTGCACGTAAAAGAAATGTTTCGTGGAAACATTGACGAAGCGTTTATTGAAAAAAGACGTCGTGTCGCCCAAGCGCACGTACGTATCGGGTTAGAGCCGAAATGGTATATCGCTTCATTTCAACATTTACTTGAGGAAATTTTGGCGGTTATGTTAGAGATATTGCCTCAACCTTCTTATGTTATCGTCGTGATGAAATCCGTCTCGAAAATGTTAAACGTCGAACAGCAACTCGTTCTCGAGCAATACGAGCGGGAAAATGAAGCGCTTCGCATGCAAATGGGAGCGTTAAAACAACAAATAAAAGAACAAGTGAAATTGTCGCTCCAACAGCTAAGTCATGTGTCAGATGAAGTAAGCGCCTCCGTTGCATCATTGAACGAACAAGCGACAAGCATTTCACAAGCCGCCAAAGAAGCATCGATAGTAGCAATCGAGAGCGCTGAAAAATCTACACAAGGAAAACAACAGTTGCAAACGCAAGTCGAAAACATGGTACAAATGAATGAAAAAATGGCACAAATTGAAGCAAATATGAACAAGCTACAACAAGCGATGAAAGAAATTGAACATATCGCTGCCCTCGTTACATCGATTGCCGATCAAACGAATATGCTTTCGTTGAACGCGTCCATCGAAGCAGCACGCGCTGGAGAACACGGGAAAGGATTTGCCGTCGTTGCTAATGAAGTGCGTAAACTCGCTACGCAGACGAAACAATCGGTTGCAGATGTCGCGCGCGTATTAGGCGACATTCATCATCACATCATGACGATGTCACAGTCGCTAGAACAAGCATCCCTTTCGGTGACCGAAAGTACAAATGGAATCGAAACGGTATATACGTTTTTTGATGAATTTGCATCAGCGCTTGAACAAATTCGCCAATATAACGTGCGCATTGACGATGACATGAAAGCATGTGTCCAAGCGGTAGGGGAAATTCACGAAGCGATGACGCACGTATCCGCTTCCGCTGATGAGTTAGAAGGGCTAGCAAGCGAACTGTAG
- a CDS encoding YvrJ family protein has protein sequence MEAYLSLLSDVGFPIAVTFYLLHRIEGKLDAVIDSIRTLGEQWKAPN, from the coding sequence ATGGAAGCCTACTTGTCGCTTCTTTCCGATGTCGGTTTTCCGATTGCCGTCACATTTTATTTACTGCATCGGATTGAAGGAAAATTAGATGCGGTCATCGACTCGATCCGCACGTTAGGCGAACAATGGAAAGCACCCAACTAA